A genomic segment from Diospyros lotus cultivar Yz01 chromosome 5, ASM1463336v1, whole genome shotgun sequence encodes:
- the LOC127800983 gene encoding 3-ketoacyl-CoA synthase 4-like translates to MVFPPSHSPLIHTPMSSQSIPPSSAGRGLPDFSLSVKLKYVKLGYHYLITYLLTLCLVPLMAVTALQASQMGYDEIHHLYVQLRFNLAGIVVLSIVLVLGSTMYIITRPKAMYLVDYSCFLPPEHLKAPVEKFVKHSRLFGEFDESSLEFQRKILERSGLGMETCLPDALHKVPPLISMAAAREEAEMVMFGALDNLFCSTNVKPKDIGVLVVNCSLFNPTPSLSAMIVNKYKLRGNIRSFNLGGMGCSAGMIAVDLAKDMLQVHWNTYAVVVSTENITQNWYSGNKKSMLIPNCLFRVGAAAVLLSNKPAERQRAKYKLVHVVRTHCGADDQAFRCVYQEQDGEGKTGVSLSKDLMAIAGQALKTNITTLGPLVLPISEQLLFFLSLVGRKLFDSKMTPYIPDFKLAFEHFCIHAGGRAVIDELEKSLQLSPPHVEASRMTLHRFGNTSSSSIWYELAYTEAKGRVRKGHRIWQIAFGSGFKCNSAVWLALRPVKPSEHNPWLHCIDRYPVEMLP, encoded by the exons atggtgttcCCTCCCTCTCATTCTCCATTGATCCACACTCCAATGAGCTCCCAATCAATCCCTCCCTCTTCCGCCGGCCGCGGCCTGCCGGACTTCTCACTCAGCGTCAAGCTCAAGTACGTCAAGCTGGGCTACCATTATCTGATCACCTATTTGCTCACTCTGTGTTTGGTCCCCCTCATGGCGGTCACAGCTCTCCAGGCTTCTCAGATGGGATACGACGAGATTCACCACTTGTACGTCCAGCTCCGCTTCAATCTCGCCGGCATCGTCGTTTTGTCCATTGTGCTGGTTTTAGGGTCTACCATGTACATAATAACCAGGCCCAAGGCGATGTATTTGGTGGACTACTCGTGCTTCCTGCCGCCGGAGCACCTTAAGGCGCCGGTTGAGAAGTTTGTGAAGCACTCGAGGCTTTTCGGAGAATTCGACGAGTCGTCGCTCGAGTTCCAGAGGAAGATTCTCGAGCGGTCCGGGCTGGGGATGGAGACCTGCCTGCCGGACGCCTTGCATAAGGTCCCGCCGCTGATCTCCATGGCCGCCGCCAGGGAGGAGGCCGAGATGGTCATGTTCGGCGCTCTCGACAATCTCTTCTGCTCCACCAACGTCAAGCCCAAAGACATCGGCGTGCTCGTCGTCAATTGCAGCCTCTTCAACCCCACCCCTTCCCTCTCTGCCATGATCGTCAACAA GTACAAGCTTAGAGGGAATATCCGGAGCTTTAATCTGGGAGGAATGGGTTGCAGCGCCGGCATGATCGCCGTTGATCTCGCGAAAGACATGTTACAAGTTCACTGGAACACTTACGCCGTTGTGGTCAGCACGGAGAACATCACCCAGAACTGGTACTCGGGCAACAAGAAATCCATGCTGATACCCAATTGCCTCTTCCGAGTAGGCGCCGCAGCCGTGCTATTGTCCAACAAGCCTGCCGAGCGCCAGCGAGCCAAGTACAAGCTGGTCCACGTGGTGAGAACCCACTGCGGCGCCGACGACCAGGCCTTCCGGTGCGTGTACCAGGAGCAAGACGGCGAAGGCAAAACCGGCGTTTCACTCTCCAAAGATTTGATGGCCATCGCCGGCCAAGCTCTGAAAACCAATATCACTACGCTTGGCCCGCTCGTCCTCCCGATCAGCGAGCAgctcctcttctttctttccctcgTTGGAAGAAAACTCTTCGACTCTAAAATGACGCCGTACATCCCGGATTTCAAGCTGGCCTTTGAGCACTTCTGCATCCACGCCGGCGGGAGGGCGGTGATCGACGAGCTGGAGAAGAGCTTGCAGCTCTCGCCGCCGCACGTGGAGGCTTCCCGGATGACGCTCCACCGGTTCGGCAATACGTCGTCGAGCTCGATCTGGTACGAGCTGGCTTACACGGAGGCCAAAGGGAGGGTCCGGAAGGGCCACAGAATCTGGCAAATTGCCTTCGGAAGCGGGTTCAAATGCAACAGCGCCGTCTGGCTAGCTCTCCGTCCAGTGAAGCCGTCAGAGCATAATCCATGGCTGCATTGCATTGACAGGTACCCAGTGGAGATGCTCCCCTGA